ACAAGAGAGAAAATTCTGGAAGTGGCTTATGAATTGAACTATGTTCCTAACATAGCTGCCAGGACTCTTGCTAATAAGAAATCTTCTTTGATAGGTATACTAATCATTACTAGTGAAAATGAAGACCCTTGGGAAAAATTCTTATATACAGATTTGGTGAGAGAGCTGGAAAAAGTAATGAGAAGGAATAACTATGATGTTATTGTAAGTACCATCAGCGTTACAAAACCTGAAATTGACATTACATCAAAAAGAGTTCTAGAGGGTGTATTTCTAATTAATGTAAGGGGAGATATATTCTATAAACTATCAACGAAAATATCGGCACCCATGATAATAGTTGACAGTTTAATTGAAGATAGATATTTCCACAAGATCACGTGGAATTTTTCTAAGGCTATAGCATCTATAAAAAAGATTTATAATAGAGAAGAAATCTTTCTTGTGACCAGTAGATACAATGATAAAAGGATTATGGAATATATCAGAGATGATTTTAACAAGGAACTTATCTATGAAATGGATTCTGTAGAAGAATTAGAAAGTTTCCTTGAAAGAAATAAGGATAAAAAAGGTATAATTATAAATGAATTCATTGGCGATATGGCTTCCAGATTCATTGATAATAAGAATATCTTTGTTATATCCATATGCGGTAGTGATTATTTACTGGATAAAGATATAAGAACGGTTGTATTCAGCAATAAAAAGAAAGCGGTATTAGCATCTAATCAACTATTTAAATTGATAGATAAGCAATACAGTGATAATAAATATATTTATGTTAACCATAATAAACCTAAGTAATTATGGTTAACATAGGTATTTCTTTATTTGTAGTATTATCAAGGCTATTCTACAAATCTGACTACGCATTTTGAGTAAATTAATCATAAAGTTGTCAAATTGTTCATTGACATTACACGTAATGAGTATTATAATATTATTATGGTAATAATAATAAAAGTACTTATCTATTTTTATATTACAAAATTAATGAAATATATTTTTTTATACTCAACTACTCGTTTTGAGTAATAATAATCTTCTTTTAGAATATTGAACTTATAATGATAGTTAAGTATAGAGAAATATCAGAACAAATTGGAGGTTAATGAATGAATATTTTATATGGCTCTTATGAGGATTTATTAAAAAGAATATCTGTTATAAAATTAAGATTGGATTCTTATAAAAAAGAGAAGGAATTGCTTGTAAATGTATTAGAAAGTGGAAAACAAAGTGTTATAAAAGTCAAGGATGAGAGAAT
The window above is part of the Vallitalea guaymasensis genome. Proteins encoded here:
- a CDS encoding LacI family DNA-binding transcriptional regulator → MKKVTLKDIADHAGVSVASVSYVLNNRTDQKISLKTREKILEVAYELNYVPNIAARTLANKKSSLIGILIITSENEDPWEKFLYTDLVRELEKVMRRNNYDVIVSTISVTKPEIDITSKRVLEGVFLINVRGDIFYKLSTKISAPMIIVDSLIEDRYFHKITWNFSKAIASIKKIYNREEIFLVTSRYNDKRIMEYIRDDFNKELIYEMDSVEELESFLERNKDKKGIIINEFIGDMASRFIDNKNIFVISICGSDYLLDKDIRTVVFSNKKKAVLASNQLFKLIDKQYSDNKYIYVNHNKPK